The proteins below are encoded in one region of Gemmatimonadota bacterium:
- the miaA gene encoding tRNA (adenosine(37)-N6)-dimethylallyltransferase MiaA: MTEALAIVGATATGKTALSLALAETIPAEVISMDSRQIYRGMDIGTGKVEPAEATGVPHWGIDLVEPTESFSAGEFARAARGWIGDIRDRGRLPLLVGGTGFYLRALVHPVFREPELDRERTARLRSYLAQVPLERLEDLVGALDPVRAEMAVAGGRQRMSRTVELALLTGRPLSWWHASAPPEAPPVAARTVHLILDRDELHRRIDARVRSMVGKGLADEVRGLLDAGCSTESPGMSAMGYREMAEHLAGRISLEEAIDLMTRSTRHYARRQLTWFRNQLPADTVQVSAALALDAQVGAALEAIR; the protein is encoded by the coding sequence GTGACCGAGGCTCTGGCCATAGTCGGAGCCACCGCGACCGGCAAGACGGCCCTGTCGCTGGCGCTCGCTGAAACGATTCCGGCCGAGGTGATCTCGATGGATTCGCGCCAGATCTATCGCGGCATGGACATCGGAACCGGAAAGGTCGAGCCGGCGGAGGCGACCGGCGTTCCCCACTGGGGCATCGACCTGGTCGAACCGACGGAGAGCTTTTCCGCCGGGGAGTTCGCCAGAGCGGCGCGCGGCTGGATCGGCGACATACGCGATCGCGGCCGGCTGCCGCTCCTCGTGGGCGGTACAGGGTTCTACCTGAGGGCGCTCGTTCATCCCGTCTTCCGAGAACCCGAGCTCGACCGCGAGAGGACCGCCCGACTGCGCAGCTATCTCGCGCAGGTGCCGCTCGAGCGGCTCGAAGACCTGGTGGGCGCGCTCGACCCGGTCCGCGCGGAGATGGCTGTCGCCGGCGGGCGGCAGAGAATGAGCCGCACGGTCGAGCTGGCGCTTCTGACCGGACGGCCGCTCTCCTGGTGGCACGCCTCCGCTCCGCCTGAAGCTCCGCCCGTCGCGGCTCGCACCGTCCACCTCATCCTGGATCGCGACGAGCTCCATCGGCGGATAGACGCCCGCGTGCGCTCCATGGTTGGGAAAGGCCTGGCCGACGAGGTGCGCGGGCTGCTCGACGCGGGCTGCTCGACCGAGTCGCCCGGGATGTCCGCAATGGGGTATCGGGAAATGGCCGAACACCTCGCCGGCAGGATTTCCCTGGAGGAGGCGATTGACCTGATGACCAGATCGACCCGACACTACGCCCGGCGCCAACTGACCTGGTTCCGAAATCAGTTGCCCGCCGACACGGTCCAGGTGAGCGCCGCCCTCGCCCTCGACGCGCAGGTGGGCGCGGCCCTGGAGGCGATCCGGTGA
- the bshA gene encoding N-acetyl-alpha-D-glucosaminyl L-malate synthase BshA — MKIGITCYPTYGGSGAVATELGIVLAERGHDVHFISYDQPFRLDRFRERVYFHAVEMEDYPLFEHPPYALALAVALHDVALKAELDLVHVHYAIPHATSAWIAAEMLGETHGLPVVTTLHGTDVTLVGLHPSFHAITRFSIVRSAGITAVSDFLKRQTVSDFAVPGERITVVPNFVDTEVYRPDRGRHHRQALAEADEKVVLHVSNFRPVKRVVDVVEIFANLRREVEARLVFVGDGPERARAILRAEELGVGERVIFLGKHMAVHEILPSADLFLLPSESESFGLAALEAMACGVPVVASDAGGIPEVVEHGETGYLFPPGAVEAMTAGAVEILGKPGRREEFGQAARALAAERFSKEKIAPRYEAYYRTVMNGEVPSGREP; from the coding sequence GTGAAGATCGGGATCACCTGCTATCCCACCTACGGCGGCTCGGGGGCCGTGGCGACCGAGCTCGGCATAGTCCTCGCGGAGCGGGGACACGACGTGCACTTCATCTCGTACGATCAGCCCTTCCGGCTCGATCGCTTCCGCGAGCGGGTCTACTTCCACGCCGTCGAGATGGAAGACTATCCGCTCTTCGAGCATCCTCCCTATGCGCTGGCGCTCGCTGTCGCACTCCACGACGTGGCGCTCAAGGCGGAGCTCGACCTGGTGCACGTGCACTACGCAATCCCACATGCCACTTCGGCGTGGATCGCCGCCGAGATGCTCGGTGAGACGCACGGCCTTCCCGTGGTTACCACGCTCCACGGCACCGACGTGACCCTGGTCGGCCTCCACCCCTCGTTCCACGCCATCACGCGTTTTTCCATCGTCCGCTCCGCAGGTATCACGGCGGTTTCCGATTTCCTGAAGCGACAGACGGTTTCCGACTTCGCGGTACCCGGCGAGCGCATCACCGTCGTCCCCAATTTCGTGGACACCGAGGTCTACCGACCCGACCGCGGCCGCCACCACCGCCAGGCCCTCGCGGAGGCCGACGAAAAGGTCGTCCTGCACGTCTCCAATTTCCGGCCGGTGAAGAGGGTGGTCGACGTGGTCGAGATCTTCGCGAATCTGCGGCGGGAGGTGGAGGCGAGGCTGGTTTTCGTCGGTGACGGTCCCGAGCGGGCGCGGGCGATCCTGCGGGCCGAGGAGCTGGGGGTGGGCGAACGGGTGATCTTTCTTGGAAAACACATGGCGGTCCACGAAATCCTGCCCAGCGCCGATCTCTTTCTGCTCCCCTCGGAGAGCGAGTCGTTCGGGCTGGCCGCGCTTGAGGCGATGGCCTGCGGCGTACCGGTCGTGGCGAGCGACGCGGGCGGCATTCCGGAGGTCGTCGAGCACGGAGAGACCGGCTACCTCTTCCCGCCCGGCGCGGTGGAGGCCATGACCGCAGGCGCGGTGGAGATCCTGGGGAAGCCCGGACGACGGGAGGAGTTCGGGCAGGCGGCGCGAGCGCTCGCGGCCGAGCGTTTTTCGAAGGAGAAGATCGCTCCGCGCTACGAAGCCTATTACCGTACCGTCATGAACGGCGAGGTTCCGTCCGGTCGGGAGCCGTGA
- a CDS encoding undecaprenyl-diphosphate phosphatase, which produces MSLWEAALLGLVQGATEFLPVSSSGHLVLTQSALGLALPGVVFEVALHVATLISVVWAYNRRIAWLIRGMFALDGAAVRYLGALVLATLPAALLGLLAGDRLAALFEDAQVAAGSLLVTGLVLWSTRRARRGEADGADVPGWRQALLIGLAQALALVPGISRAGMTVAAGLFLGLRGRDSARFSFLMAIPAIAGAAVLSLPEAIRGTRAAGGDMALPLAVGFLVAAVTGVVAIRALVGALTRGGLHWFAPYCWLVGGIGLLWLVAGGWG; this is translated from the coding sequence GTGAGCCTCTGGGAAGCGGCGCTGCTGGGGCTCGTCCAGGGGGCGACCGAGTTTCTGCCCGTGTCGAGTTCCGGCCATCTCGTACTGACGCAGAGCGCACTCGGACTCGCTCTTCCGGGTGTGGTCTTCGAGGTCGCGCTCCACGTCGCCACCCTCATCTCGGTGGTCTGGGCCTACAACCGTCGGATCGCCTGGCTGATCCGCGGGATGTTTGCACTCGATGGCGCTGCGGTCCGGTACCTGGGCGCCCTCGTCCTGGCAACCCTGCCCGCCGCCCTCCTGGGCCTGCTCGCCGGCGACCGGCTGGCCGCGCTCTTCGAAGACGCCCAGGTCGCTGCCGGCTCCCTTCTCGTTACCGGCCTGGTACTCTGGTCGACCAGGCGAGCGAGGCGAGGCGAGGCCGACGGCGCGGACGTGCCCGGCTGGCGACAAGCCCTCCTGATCGGTCTGGCCCAGGCGCTCGCGCTCGTGCCCGGCATATCGCGCGCCGGGATGACGGTCGCGGCCGGACTCTTCCTGGGTTTGCGCGGCAGGGATTCGGCGCGCTTCTCCTTCCTGATGGCGATTCCGGCCATCGCGGGAGCCGCGGTCCTCAGTCTGCCGGAGGCGATCCGCGGGACGAGAGCGGCCGGCGGTGACATGGCGCTACCGCTCGCCGTCGGATTCCTCGTTGCGGCGGTTACCGGCGTCGTCGCCATTCGCGCGCTTGTCGGCGCGCTGACCCGCGGCGGTCTGCACTGGTTCGCGCCTTACTGCTGGCTCGTCGGCGGCATCGGGCTGCTATGGCTTGTCGCCGGCGGCTGGGGCTAG
- a CDS encoding SulP family inorganic anion transporter, whose protein sequence is MPRFMSLLASEYGRVVPRGYSGKDLGADLSSGLAVAVIAVPLGLVVAIAAGAPPQTGLVGIIVGGAVISLLSPSRFQIGGPTESCILISVVVIEGFGLGGLFTATLSAGLLLLIVAAMRIGFLVESMPQSVVTGFVSGMGLVIAAGQIVPFLGLGASAHEHGPGEASHSHNFVFIMEGLWDRFDGFHATTFAVGLATLATIFLARRFLPKATAYPLALLVGAVLVRALDLQVSTVGTVFGAIPNSLPFPELPSWEHASDLSLFAVAIAFLASSESIFSSLMACRQRGTPVNVDREFLALGAGNVATAIWGGLPVGGCVARTAVCLGSGARSSLAGIFHAVIVAVFVLTLAGALSYVPLTSLAAVLLLVSFQMIEVGRIRRFWLASWGERFVLLLTLGATLFWDIRWVLPLGIGVSALLLVRRIRDFVQVTRGDRAMLDYQPLVPIGPLPSEPPPNVEVVSFRGALFYGTVNAVSDLVSLKDRRLAGCVFGMRHVYYIDPTACIALADLTRNLLASDTHCYFWGVQPEVAEEMARMGILQKEGIRFYPDPESALADARGRSMELSGE, encoded by the coding sequence ATGCCAAGATTCATGTCCTTGCTCGCCTCCGAGTACGGTCGCGTCGTCCCGCGCGGCTACTCCGGCAAGGATCTGGGCGCCGACCTCTCCTCGGGACTCGCGGTCGCGGTCATCGCGGTCCCCCTCGGGCTGGTCGTGGCTATCGCGGCAGGAGCCCCGCCGCAGACCGGGCTCGTCGGCATCATCGTCGGGGGCGCGGTGATATCGCTTCTCAGCCCTTCGCGATTCCAGATCGGTGGTCCCACCGAGTCCTGCATACTGATCTCGGTTGTCGTGATCGAAGGCTTCGGTCTTGGCGGTCTTTTCACGGCGACCCTGTCCGCCGGGCTGCTGCTGCTGATCGTGGCCGCGATGCGCATCGGATTCCTGGTGGAGTCGATGCCGCAGTCGGTGGTGACCGGTTTCGTGAGCGGCATGGGGCTTGTGATCGCCGCCGGCCAGATCGTACCCTTTCTGGGGCTCGGAGCCAGCGCCCATGAGCACGGCCCCGGCGAGGCGTCCCACTCCCACAACTTCGTCTTCATCATGGAAGGCCTGTGGGATCGGTTCGACGGCTTCCATGCCACCACCTTCGCGGTAGGTCTCGCCACGCTCGCCACGATCTTCCTCGCCAGGCGTTTTCTGCCGAAAGCGACCGCCTATCCGCTTGCGCTCCTGGTCGGGGCGGTGCTCGTCCGGGCTCTAGATCTGCAAGTGTCCACCGTCGGAACCGTATTCGGCGCCATCCCGAACTCCCTGCCCTTCCCCGAGCTCCCGAGCTGGGAACATGCGAGCGACCTTTCGCTCTTCGCCGTGGCCATCGCATTCCTCGCCAGCTCCGAGTCGATCTTCTCGTCTCTGATGGCTTGCAGGCAGCGCGGCACCCCGGTCAACGTGGACCGCGAGTTCCTGGCTCTAGGCGCCGGCAACGTCGCGACCGCCATCTGGGGCGGATTGCCGGTTGGAGGTTGCGTGGCCAGAACCGCGGTCTGCCTCGGCAGCGGCGCTCGTTCGTCGCTCGCCGGCATCTTCCATGCGGTGATCGTAGCCGTTTTCGTGCTCACATTGGCGGGAGCGCTCTCCTACGTTCCGCTGACCTCGCTGGCCGCCGTGCTGCTGCTCGTGTCGTTCCAGATGATCGAGGTGGGTCGCATCCGCCGGTTCTGGCTGGCATCTTGGGGAGAGCGGTTCGTACTGCTTCTGACGCTCGGTGCGACTCTCTTCTGGGACATACGCTGGGTATTGCCGCTTGGGATCGGGGTCTCGGCGCTCCTTCTCGTCCGGCGCATACGCGACTTCGTCCAGGTGACGCGCGGAGACCGGGCGATGCTCGACTACCAGCCTCTGGTCCCGATCGGCCCGCTTCCGTCGGAGCCCCCTCCCAACGTAGAGGTCGTCAGTTTCCGGGGAGCCCTCTTCTACGGGACGGTGAACGCGGTGTCCGATCTCGTGTCGCTGAAAGACAGGCGTTTGGCGGGATGCGTCTTCGGCATGAGGCACGTCTACTATATCGATCCGACCGCGTGCATCGCGCTCGCGGACCTGACCAGGAACCTTCTCGCCTCCGACACCCACTGTTACTTCTGGGGCGTGCAGCCCGAGGTGGCCGAGGAGATGGCCCGGATGGGCATCCTTCAGAAGGAGGGCATCCGCTTCTATCCCGACCCGGAAAGCGCGCTCGCGGACGCACGCGGCAGATCAATGGAGCTTTCGGGAGAGTAG